The uncultured Tateyamaria sp. region TCGGCCGCGCGTGTGACGTTCACCATGGAGCATTCCGATGGATGACAGGCTTGGCACGCTGGCGCGGGCCGACAAGGCACGGCTGAAGGCCTTTGCCAAAACGCTGATATCGGACCTTGGCGCGTTTGAAGTCCTGCAATCGCGCACGGGTCTGGTGATGCTCCCGATGCGGGATACGGCGGGCGGTGTGGCCTTTCACCTTGGCGAGGTCCTGGTCAGCGAGGCGCATGTCCGCAAGGGCCGCGTTGACGGGTACGGAATGCGGCGCGGGCATGACCTTGAAGCCGCGATGGCCATGGCTCTTGTCGATCTGGCTCTGGCCAGCGATGTGCGCGCGGCGGAGTGTGCCGCCTTTTGCGCGGCCGAGGCCAAAGCGCTCGCGCAGGCGGACGAGGATGTGCTGCGCCGGGTCGAGGCCACCCGCGTGAACATGGAGACCTTCTGATGTTGGTGACGCCCGCCCGCGGCCCGGCCGAGGCGCGCGACAACGCGGCCTTTGATGCGTTGCTCTGGTCGCTGAGCCGCCCAGGCTTGCCACGCACCCTGCCTGAGCCGGGCGAAGCATCCATCATTGCCGCCCTTCTCGACCGCGAATGCCGGGTGCATGCGGCCGACCCTCTGCTGATACCAGAGATCATGCGGACAGGGGCCGAGTTGGTAGACATCGAACACGCCGATCACGTCTTTTTTGGAACGATGACGGCGCGTGAACCGCTGGCCCAGATCGCAACCGGCAGCGACCTTTACCCCGATGGCGGTGCGACGATCATCCTGCGCGCACGCTTTGGATTTGGGCACACCCTGCGCTTGACCGGTCCCGGCGTCGATGGATCCGCAACGGTTCAGGTCGGTGGCCTGCCGGACGGGTTCTGGGCCGTCCGCATGTCCCGTTTGAGGTATCCAATGGGTTTTGATCTGTTCCTTTTGGATGGGGATCAGGTCATTGGGGTGCCGCGCTCAACGACTGTGGAGGTTCTGTAATGTCCGCATGTAGCGAAGCGATAGGACGCGCATGATGTCCTCACGTAGCGAAGCGATAGGACGCGCATAATGGCCTACGTAGCGACGCGTGGCGGCGAACGGGCCATTGAGCAATCCGAACGGCTTTTCCGCGCCGAAATGGGGCCTTTTGACCGCAGCCGCGTGGATGAGGTCAAACAAAGCTTGCCCTACCTGATCGACCGGGTCATGGGCGAGGCGTCGCTTTATGACGAAGATCTTGCCGCGCTGGCCCTGGCGCAGACCGGTGGGGAACTTTATGAGGCGGTTTTGCTGCTGCGCGCGTGGCGGACCACGCAGCCCCGTTTGCAGGTCGCCGCCCCCATCGCGCAAGAGACCCTGTTCACGCATCGTCGCATTTCGGCAGCGTTCAAGGACATTCCCGGTGGACAGGTCCTTGGGCCGACCTTGGATTATGCGCACCGCATCCTGGCCACGGACGTTCTTCGGGGCACCCCCTGGACACCGGAACCGGTCGAGCCGGCAGCCGAACCCGCGCCGGCCCACCAACCAAGCGTCAGCGCCTGGCAGGCCGAGAATGACCTTCTTGACCGGCCCGCGGACGATCCGACCCAAGGGAACGACATCCCCGACCTGACCCGCGAGCCGCTGCTGTTCCCGTCCAAACGCGCCCATACGCTGCAAAGCCTTGCGCGGGCGGAAACCGGGGGTGTTCTGGCGCTTGGCTATGCGGCGATGCGTGGCTATGGGCAGGCCCATCCGACGGTGAACGAACTGCGTCTGGCCGAAGCCGAGGTTGTGGTGACCCACCCGGACGGGCGGCACTTCTCGGCCGGGCGGGTCAAGGTCAGCCAGGCGGAGGTCGTTGACAAGAAGGGCGAAAAACTGGGAATCGGATATGCGGCAACCCTTGGCTGGAACGAGGTGAAATGCATCGCCGCCGCGACGCTTGACCTCAACAGCCCCGGCGCCGAGAAGGGGTCGGCGACCGAAGAGGAGTTCTTTCTTTATCACACCGAAGGCGTTGAAAGCTCGGGCTTCTGCATCCATTTCAAGCTGCCGCACTACGTGACCTTCCAATCGTCGCTGGATGCGATGCGGGATGCGAAGGCCAAGAAGGCCGACGCCGAGCCCCCGGGCCAACACCATGTCGGGCCCACCCGGACGGAACCGGCGGAATGAGTCTTGCATCCCTTACCAACCCCTGGAACGCCATGAGCTACGGCTTCCTTGATGGCTCTGCCAAGCGGGAACTGAGGCGCAAGATGCTCAAATCCGTGGCCGTGCCCGGGTGCCAGATGCCCTATGCCAGCCGAGAGGTGCCGATGGCGCGGGGTTGGGGCACGGGCGGATTGCAGGTTTCGCTGACGCTGGTGACTCCCAAGACCCGGGTGAAAGTGATCGACCAAGGCGCAGATGACAGCGTCAATGCCGCCTCGATCCGCCGTTTCATCGCGCGTGTGGCTGGCACGCCTACGACCATGGATACGCTTGAGGCCGATCTGATCCAGTCCCGCCACCGCATCCCCGAAGAAATCCTGCGAGAAGATCAGGTGCTTGTGCTGCAAGTGCCGAACCCCGAACCGTTGCGATCGGTTCAGCCCAACATGTCCATCGCGCGCCAGATGCATGGCGATGCGGATTACGGGCGGATGTGGCTGCAGCTTTATGAACAGATCGTGCGGTCGGGCCGCGTCATGCAGGGGGCGAGCTATCCCAGCCTCGTGAACGGGCGGCATGTCATGACCCCTTCGCCGATCCCCCGCTGGGATGTGCCCAAGCTGAACATGGCCAAACATCTGACAATCCTGTCCGCAGGGCGCGAAAAGCGCATCTTTGCCGTCCCACCCTATACACGTGTCGAACCGCTCGTGTTCTCGGACGTGCCGTACCGGGTTGAAGATCATGGCAATCTTACCTGTAGCAGGTCCGGCACAAGGGGTTTTTTCATGAACGAGATCCCGCAGGACGACGGCACATCTGCCTTTGAGGTCTCTGATAGCGAATGGGGTGTGAAAACAATCCGCGCCCGCGATGGAGAGGGCGAGGCGCGCGGCGCAACCTGGTACATTGACGGGAAGATGCCGCAATGACCCTGACGCTTGACGCGCCCCGCATTGTCGAAACGCGGCCCCTGCTTGAGGTGCTGGGCGTGTCCAAATCCTATGGCGCGGTACAGGCGGTGCGCAATGTGTCCGCCCATGCCTATCCGGGCGAGGTGCTGGGGATTGTCGGCGAAAGCGGATCGGGGAAATCGACCCTTTTGCGGATGATGAACCTCGAAGAGAGGCCCGATCAGGGCAGCTACACGCTTGATCTGCCCGATGTCTCGGGCAACCTTTTTCACCTGGACCGTTTCGCCCGCCGCATGCTTTGCGCCACCCGGATCGGCATCGTCTACCAGAACCCGCATTTGGGTCTTCTGATGAAACACTCCTCTTCCGGGAATGTCGCGGAACGTCTGCTGGTCGCGGGCGAGCGCAGCTTTGCCACGCTGCGCCAGGCGGCGACGGGGGCGCTTGATGCGTCGGAGTTTCCGCTGGACCGGTTGGACGCACCGCCGATCGAGCTGTCGGGTGGGATGCAGCAACGTGTGCAACTGGCCAAGGCCATCGCACTGGAACCCGCGCTTTTGCTGCTGGATGAGCCAACGACGGGGTTGGACGTCAGCGTGCAGGCACTGGTGCTTGATACATTGAAACGCCTTCAGCAGGATCGACAGATCGCGATGGTCATCGTGAGCCACGATCTGGGCGTCATACGCACGTTGGCGGACCGGGTCATGGTGATGCGGCGCGGTGAGGTGGTCGAGACCGGTCTGGCGGACCAGATTTTCCAGGACCCGCAGCACCCGTACACGCAACAATTGGTGCACGCAAAGCTATGACGCAGGTATTGGAGATACGCGGGCTGACCAAGGGCTTTTCGCTGCACCACCTGGGCAAGGAGATCGGTGCATTCAAAGATATTTCGTTTGACGTGGCCGCAGGCGAGTTTGTGCTGCTCAAGGGGGCAAACGGGGCGGGCAAGTCCACGCTGCTGCGCACCCTTTACCGATCCTACCTGCCGCTTGCGGGCGAAATCCGGTTCCATTCAAGCCACGGCCGCATTGACCTTGCGCGCGCGGCGGACGTGGACATCGCGCATCTGCGGCGCACCGAGATCGGCTTTGTCACACAGTTCCTGACCGCCCGGCCCCGGGTGAGCGCAGAGGCGATTGTGGCCGAACCCTTACGCCGTGCCGGGTGGGACAGCGACACCGCCCTGAACACCGCGCGCAAGGCATTGGAGACCTTTGGGGTCAAACCGGATCTCTGGGCCGCGTACCCCACGACGTTCTCGGGGGGAGAGCAGCAGAAGGTCAATCTTGCCCGGGCGCTGATCCTGCCGCAGAAGCTGTTGATGCTGGACGAACCGACCGCGTCGCTGGATGCCAATGCGCGGGCTGCGCTGGTGGCGCGACTGCAAGAACTGAAAGGCCAGGGCACAGCCATGATCGGCGTGTTTCACCACCCCGACGATGTAATCCATCTGATCGACCGGGTGGTTGACCTGACACCGAATGCAACGCCCACCGAGGAGCGAGATGATGTGGCTTTGTGACGTAAAGCTGATCCTGGCGGACCGCATGATTGAAAATGGCAGCTTGAGGATCGAAAACGGCGTGATTGCAGAGATCGCCGAAAGCGCAGGTCAGCCGTCTGGCTTCACCGTGTTCCCCGGATTCATCGACATGCATGGCGACATGATCGAACTGGAACTGGAGCCACGACCCAAAGTCGATTTCCCGATGCAGGTTGCGGTGGGACATCTGGATGCGCGCCTTGCCGCCGCTGGGGTCACCACGGCCTATGCCGGTGTCTCGTTTTCGCGCAGTGCAAAAGACGGCGAGCGCCGGTCATTCGAGCATACCAGCAGGATCATCCGCGCCCTCAAGGACAGTGTTCAGGGCCTACGCGTTGACCACCGCATCCATGCCCGTTTTGACGTGACCTATACCAAGGCAATCGCCGCCCTGGAGGGGCTGCTGGACGCGGGGGCCGTCGATCTGGTGTCGGTGATGGACCACACGCCTGGGCAGGGTCAATATCGCAACATCGAGAACCTGATCGCATACCGGATCCGTGGCGGTGCGACAGAGGCCGAAGCCCGTGCCAGGCTGCAAGCCCAGATGGACAACGCGGTGCCGACAGAGGAGTTGCTGCAAAACTTGCGCGACGTATCGCGCCTGTGCCAGGCCCGCGGCGTGGCAATGGCCAGCCATGACGACGATACCGTCGAAAAGGCGCGCTTGATGGCAGATATCGGTGTGGTGATCAGCGAATTCCCGGTCACCATGGAGGCGGCCGAGGTTGCCGTCGAACGCGGGCTGATGATTGCCATGGGCGCGCCCAATGCGATGCGCGGGCAAAGCTATTCCGGCAACCTTTCGGCGCGCGATGCCCATGCTGCCGGTCTTTTGCACATTCTGGCCGCAGATTATCATCCGGCGGCGATCTTGCCCGCCATTCGCGCCCTGGCTGACGCGGATCCGGACGGCCTTGTTGGTGCGGTGCGCCTTGCATCGAAGAACCCGGCCAAGGCCCTTGGCCTTGGCGACAGGGGAGAGATCGCCCCCGGCAAGCGCGCGGATCTGGCCATCGTCGATGCCTCAGATCGTGTTGTGCAGACATACGCTGCGGGAGAGATCATCTTTTCCAATGGCGCGGGGCCGCAAGGTGCGGCACGTCCCGATGTCGCTGCCGTTGCGTAAACAAATTTTTACAAAACGGACTCGGGAGCGTCACAGAAGCAGGTCAGTGTCGGATTGTAATTCATTCGGATGAATCACCATGACAGCCTCTGCGCCTGCCGCCCTGACCCTGACCGGTGTTTCGAAACTCTTTGACGAAACACGCGCCGTCGACCAGGTCACACTGAGGATCGAACCGGGTCAATTTGTCGGCGTCATCGGGCGCTCTGGCGCGGGCAAATCCACAATGCTTCGCCTTATCAATCGCTTGATCGACCCCACCGAGGGGTCGATTTCGTTTGGGGGCACTGAAATAACCGGCCTGCGCGGCAAGGCGCTGCGCAACTGGCGCCGCGATTGCGCGATGATCTTTCAGCAGTTCAACCTTGTGGACCGCTTGGACGTACTGACCAATGTGCTGATCGGGCGGCTTGCCGAACACGGGTTTCTCAGTTCGATGGCGATGCAATTCACCGATGCGGAACGCACCATGGCCTTGCAGGCGCTGGATCGGTTGGATCTGGTTCCGCAGGCCTTGCAGCGTGCGGGCACGCTTTCTGGTGGTCAGCAACAACGCGTGGCCATCGCAAAGGCACTTGTGCAGCAGCCAAGGATCATGCTGGCCGATGAACCCATCGCCTCGCTTGATCCCGCCAATGCGACGCTGGTCATGGATGGCTTGCACCAGATCAACAAGGAGGATGGCCTGACCGTTCTGGTGAACCTGCACACGCTGGATACCGCGCGCGCCTATTGCGACCGGATCATCGCGATGCGGGGTGGCCGGGTCTTTTTCGATGGCACCGCCGCGCAGCTGACCGATGACATCGTGCGCGACATTTATGGCCTTGATGGCCTGAGAGAATTCAATGAGGCCGTGACGTCGACCCAATCGGTCGCCCTGCCCGCCTGACATGGAAATCCAACCGCCAAACCAACCCAGGGGGACCTGACCATGAAATACCTCACTACAACTGCAATGGCTGCCGTCGTTGCCACGTCTGTTGCCGCAGGTGACTGGAAAGAGGACTATCAAGTCATCAAGTTCGGCATCCTGTCCGGTGAAAACGAAAAGGACCGGATCGCGCGCTACACCCCGTTCGAAGAATATCTTGAGCGCGAATTGGGTGTCGAAGTCGAGATCTTTACCGCCGGTTCCTATGACGGTGTGATCCAGGCCATCGCGGCGGACCAGATCGAATTCGCCTTCTTTGGCTCTTCGTCTTATGCGGCCGCCTATACCGGCACGGATGGCAAGGTCGAACCACTCATCTCGCGTCTGCGTCAGGACGGCTCGACCGGTTATTACTCGGTCGTCGTGACGCGTTGCGCAGACGGCTATGACAGCATTCAGGATCTTGAAGGCAAGGTTCTGGCCTTTGCAGACCCCGACAGCACCTCGGGCTACGCGGTGCCTTACTTCAACATCGCCAAGGAAGTGGACCCAAAGACGTTCTTTTCCGCCATTCCGTTTTCCGGGTCTCACGAAGCGGGCGTCGCGGGCGTTGCCCAAGGCACGTTCGACGCCGCCGCCACATGGCAGAACAACGCCGTGGATGGGCGCTGGCAGCGCATGATTTCCAAGGGGATGATCAGCGAAGGTGAAATCTGCCCGATCTGGGAAAGCCCCGAAATCACCAATGGTCCGTTCACAGCGCGCGCCAACCTGCCGCAAGAGTTGAAGGATGCGGTCGGTGACGCGCTGATGGCCGTACCCGAGAAGGACGAAAATGCCTTCAAGATGATGACCGGGTTCACGGCAGATGATCCGAACCCGCAAACCGGTTGGATTCGCGTCGACCACGCGCGCTACCAGTGGATTGTGGACATGCGCGATTGGCTGAAAAAGCAGCGCCGTTCGTAAACAAGCAAAGCCGGACCCCCGCCCATACCGCGGGGGTTCAGCTGTTTTGAGGTATCCCGGATGACCGCTGTAGCAGATGTGACGCCCTTGCGTCCCATGGACCAGTTCGAACTGGATTATGCGTCGCAGCGGTGGCGGGCAAAGCTGGCATGGATGATCGCCAGCGTCATCTTCATCGCATTTTTCACCTTTTCGGCTTGGCTGGGCGACTTTTTCAAGGTCACGCAAGTCACATTGCCCGATGGCACGCGCGACTGGCGCTGGATCATACCGGCGGGCATC contains the following coding sequences:
- the phnC gene encoding phosphonate ABC transporter ATP-binding protein, yielding MTASAPAALTLTGVSKLFDETRAVDQVTLRIEPGQFVGVIGRSGAGKSTMLRLINRLIDPTEGSISFGGTEITGLRGKALRNWRRDCAMIFQQFNLVDRLDVLTNVLIGRLAEHGFLSSMAMQFTDAERTMALQALDRLDLVPQALQRAGTLSGGQQQRVAIAKALVQQPRIMLADEPIASLDPANATLVMDGLHQINKEDGLTVLVNLHTLDTARAYCDRIIAMRGGRVFFDGTAAQLTDDIVRDIYGLDGLREFNEAVTSTQSVALPA
- a CDS encoding alpha-D-ribose 1-methylphosphonate 5-phosphate C-P-lyase PhnJ; amino-acid sequence: MSLASLTNPWNAMSYGFLDGSAKRELRRKMLKSVAVPGCQMPYASREVPMARGWGTGGLQVSLTLVTPKTRVKVIDQGADDSVNAASIRRFIARVAGTPTTMDTLEADLIQSRHRIPEEILREDQVLVLQVPNPEPLRSVQPNMSIARQMHGDADYGRMWLQLYEQIVRSGRVMQGASYPSLVNGRHVMTPSPIPRWDVPKLNMAKHLTILSAGREKRIFAVPPYTRVEPLVFSDVPYRVEDHGNLTCSRSGTRGFFMNEIPQDDGTSAFEVSDSEWGVKTIRARDGEGEARGATWYIDGKMPQ
- a CDS encoding ATP-binding cassette domain-containing protein, coding for MTQVLEIRGLTKGFSLHHLGKEIGAFKDISFDVAAGEFVLLKGANGAGKSTLLRTLYRSYLPLAGEIRFHSSHGRIDLARAADVDIAHLRRTEIGFVTQFLTARPRVSAEAIVAEPLRRAGWDSDTALNTARKALETFGVKPDLWAAYPTTFSGGEQQKVNLARALILPQKLLMLDEPTASLDANARAALVARLQELKGQGTAMIGVFHHPDDVIHLIDRVVDLTPNATPTEERDDVAL
- the phnH gene encoding phosphonate C-P lyase system protein PhnH codes for the protein MLVTPARGPAEARDNAAFDALLWSLSRPGLPRTLPEPGEASIIAALLDRECRVHAADPLLIPEIMRTGAELVDIEHADHVFFGTMTAREPLAQIATGSDLYPDGGATIILRARFGFGHTLRLTGPGVDGSATVQVGGLPDGFWAVRMSRLRYPMGFDLFLLDGDQVIGVPRSTTVEVL
- the phnD gene encoding phosphonate ABC transporter substrate-binding protein, whose translation is MKYLTTTAMAAVVATSVAAGDWKEDYQVIKFGILSGENEKDRIARYTPFEEYLERELGVEVEIFTAGSYDGVIQAIAADQIEFAFFGSSSYAAAYTGTDGKVEPLISRLRQDGSTGYYSVVVTRCADGYDSIQDLEGKVLAFADPDSTSGYAVPYFNIAKEVDPKTFFSAIPFSGSHEAGVAGVAQGTFDAAATWQNNAVDGRWQRMISKGMISEGEICPIWESPEITNGPFTARANLPQELKDAVGDALMAVPEKDENAFKMMTGFTADDPNPQTGWIRVDHARYQWIVDMRDWLKKQRRS
- a CDS encoding ATP-binding cassette domain-containing protein, encoding MTLTLDAPRIVETRPLLEVLGVSKSYGAVQAVRNVSAHAYPGEVLGIVGESGSGKSTLLRMMNLEERPDQGSYTLDLPDVSGNLFHLDRFARRMLCATRIGIVYQNPHLGLLMKHSSSGNVAERLLVAGERSFATLRQAATGALDASEFPLDRLDAPPIELSGGMQQRVQLAKAIALEPALLLLDEPTTGLDVSVQALVLDTLKRLQQDRQIAMVIVSHDLGVIRTLADRVMVMRRGEVVETGLADQIFQDPQHPYTQQLVHAKL
- a CDS encoding alpha-D-ribose 1-methylphosphonate 5-triphosphate diphosphatase encodes the protein MMWLCDVKLILADRMIENGSLRIENGVIAEIAESAGQPSGFTVFPGFIDMHGDMIELELEPRPKVDFPMQVAVGHLDARLAAAGVTTAYAGVSFSRSAKDGERRSFEHTSRIIRALKDSVQGLRVDHRIHARFDVTYTKAIAALEGLLDAGAVDLVSVMDHTPGQGQYRNIENLIAYRIRGGATEAEARARLQAQMDNAVPTEELLQNLRDVSRLCQARGVAMASHDDDTVEKARLMADIGVVISEFPVTMEAAEVAVERGLMIAMGAPNAMRGQSYSGNLSARDAHAAGLLHILAADYHPAAILPAIRALADADPDGLVGAVRLASKNPAKALGLGDRGEIAPGKRADLAIVDASDRVVQTYAAGEIIFSNGAGPQGAARPDVAAVA
- a CDS encoding phosphonate C-P lyase system protein PhnG, with protein sequence MDDRLGTLARADKARLKAFAKTLISDLGAFEVLQSRTGLVMLPMRDTAGGVAFHLGEVLVSEAHVRKGRVDGYGMRRGHDLEAAMAMALVDLALASDVRAAECAAFCAAEAKALAQADEDVLRRVEATRVNMETF
- a CDS encoding carbon-phosphorus lyase complex subunit PhnI; this encodes MAYVATRGGERAIEQSERLFRAEMGPFDRSRVDEVKQSLPYLIDRVMGEASLYDEDLAALALAQTGGELYEAVLLLRAWRTTQPRLQVAAPIAQETLFTHRRISAAFKDIPGGQVLGPTLDYAHRILATDVLRGTPWTPEPVEPAAEPAPAHQPSVSAWQAENDLLDRPADDPTQGNDIPDLTREPLLFPSKRAHTLQSLARAETGGVLALGYAAMRGYGQAHPTVNELRLAEAEVVVTHPDGRHFSAGRVKVSQAEVVDKKGEKLGIGYAATLGWNEVKCIAAATLDLNSPGAEKGSATEEEFFLYHTEGVESSGFCIHFKLPHYVTFQSSLDAMRDAKAKKADAEPPGQHHVGPTRTEPAE